One Stigmatella aurantiaca genomic region harbors:
- a CDS encoding IS701 family transposase, with the protein MRKLDAELSEYFESMVEGMGRLERRRALRQYLTGLLLEGERKSIEPMAGRPAEKPREREALRQRLQQCVSVAAWSDEEMRRRLALKLEKKLPQIEAFVVDDTGFAKKGEHSVGVARQYSGTLGRTDNCQVAVSLHLAGERGSGCIGLRLYLTERWASASKRRATAGVPREVKFQKKWQLALEQVDDALKWGVRKHVVLADAGYGDCREFRDGVRQRGLHYLVGVQGGHKVWPPGAQPQQPPREPGKKGRPSTRYVAEGTEPWAIEALVSEFPKEQWKKVSWREGSKGAQASRFAAVRVQTAERHVHGAPPSEPVWLLVQWPAGEKTPTKYALCSLPQDTPLKHLVRLWKLRWRVERDYQEMKGEVGLDHFEGRTWRGFHHHATLCMVAHGFLALRRALFPPEDSALDAA; encoded by the coding sequence ATGCGCAAGCTCGACGCAGAGCTGAGCGAATACTTCGAGTCGATGGTGGAGGGCATGGGGCGGCTGGAACGCCGCCGAGCCCTGCGGCAGTACCTGACAGGACTGCTCCTGGAGGGAGAGCGCAAGAGCATCGAGCCGATGGCCGGACGGCCCGCGGAAAAGCCCCGCGAGCGCGAAGCGCTGAGGCAGCGGCTGCAGCAGTGCGTGTCAGTGGCGGCCTGGAGCGACGAGGAAATGCGCCGGAGGCTGGCGCTGAAGTTGGAGAAGAAGCTGCCGCAGATAGAAGCCTTCGTGGTGGACGACACGGGCTTTGCGAAGAAGGGAGAGCACTCGGTGGGAGTGGCTCGCCAGTACTCGGGCACGCTGGGCCGGACGGACAACTGCCAAGTGGCGGTGAGCCTGCACCTGGCCGGGGAAAGAGGCAGTGGGTGCATTGGCCTGAGGCTGTACCTGACGGAGAGGTGGGCGAGCGCCAGCAAGCGCAGAGCGACGGCCGGGGTGCCCCGAGAGGTGAAGTTCCAGAAGAAGTGGCAGTTGGCCTTGGAGCAGGTGGACGACGCCTTGAAGTGGGGTGTGCGCAAGCACGTGGTGCTGGCGGACGCCGGGTACGGGGACTGCCGGGAGTTTCGGGACGGGGTGAGGCAGAGAGGGTTGCACTACTTGGTGGGAGTGCAGGGAGGGCACAAGGTGTGGCCGCCGGGGGCCCAGCCGCAGCAACCTCCGAGGGAGCCGGGAAAGAAGGGGCGCCCGAGCACGCGCTACGTGGCCGAAGGCACGGAGCCGTGGGCCATCGAAGCGCTGGTGAGCGAGTTTCCCAAAGAGCAGTGGAAGAAGGTGAGCTGGCGCGAGGGCAGCAAGGGCGCGCAGGCCTCGCGCTTCGCCGCAGTGCGCGTGCAGACCGCGGAGAGGCATGTGCATGGGGCACCGCCCAGCGAGCCGGTGTGGCTGCTGGTGCAGTGGCCTGCGGGGGAGAAAACTCCGACGAAGTACGCCCTGTGCTCGCTGCCCCAGGACACGCCCCTCAAGCACCTGGTGCGGCTGTGGAAGCTGCGCTGGAGGGTGGAGCGTGACTACCAGGAAATGAAGGGCGAGGTGGGGCTGGACCACTTCGAGGGCCGAACGTGGCGAGGCTTCCATCACCACGCCACGCTGTGCATGGTGGCCCACGGGTTCTTAGCGCTCCGTCGAGCGCTTTTCCCCCCGGAGGACAGTGCCCTGGACGCTGCCTGA
- a CDS encoding DoxX family protein: MNAVPQAQAVIGSRKAQWAGRLMSGLAILFLAFDALGKVLRLPPFIQGTTELGYTVSAVFGLGLVQSLCVALYVVPRTSVLGAILLTGWFGGAIATHVRVGSPLFSHTLFPVYVALPVWGGLSLRNARLRALISMRVRE; encoded by the coding sequence GTGAACGCAGTCCCCCAGGCCCAGGCCGTGATCGGCTCACGGAAGGCGCAGTGGGCCGGTCGACTGATGAGCGGCCTGGCGATCCTCTTCCTCGCGTTCGATGCCCTGGGCAAAGTGCTCAGGCTGCCCCCCTTCATCCAGGGCACCACCGAGCTGGGGTACACGGTGAGCGCCGTCTTCGGGCTGGGGCTCGTCCAGTCCCTGTGCGTCGCGCTCTATGTGGTTCCGCGCACCTCGGTGCTGGGCGCCATCCTGCTCACGGGCTGGTTCGGCGGCGCGATCGCCACCCACGTGCGCGTGGGCAGCCCCCTGTTCAGCCATACGCTGTTTCCCGTCTACGTGGCGCTCCCGGTCTGGGGTGGCCTCTCTCTGCGCAATGCCCGCCTGCGCGCGCTCATCTCGATGCGAGTTCGTGAGTGA
- a CDS encoding alpha/beta fold hydrolase yields MTQVISKDGTPIAYEKLGSGPALILVDGALCSRRFGPMPKLAPLLAQRFTVFVYDRRGRGDSGDTQPYAKERELEDLDALIQAAGGSAFVVGLSSGGALALEAAASGLNIQKLVAYEPPYVAQHDARHAQAHHEAQLERLLAEGRRGHAVKYFMRDMVGAPGFMVVVMQLMRGVWKKLEAVAHTLPYDARIMGDFSIPKTRLASIKVPSLVMYGGKTDAKLKMAAEAIADIVPGARRRALDGQTHNVNPKVLTPAVVEYFTA; encoded by the coding sequence ATGACCCAGGTGATATCGAAGGACGGCACTCCCATCGCCTACGAGAAGCTCGGCTCGGGCCCTGCGCTCATCCTCGTGGATGGCGCCCTGTGCAGCCGGAGGTTCGGGCCCATGCCGAAGCTCGCTCCGCTCCTCGCGCAGCGCTTCACGGTGTTCGTGTACGACCGCCGGGGCCGCGGAGACAGCGGCGACACGCAGCCGTACGCGAAGGAGCGCGAGCTCGAGGACCTCGACGCGCTCATCCAGGCCGCGGGGGGCTCCGCGTTCGTAGTGGGGTTGTCCTCCGGTGGCGCCCTCGCGCTGGAGGCGGCGGCGAGCGGGCTGAACATCCAGAAGCTGGTGGCCTACGAGCCTCCGTACGTCGCACAGCATGACGCGCGCCATGCGCAGGCCCACCACGAAGCCCAGCTCGAGCGGCTCCTCGCCGAAGGCCGCCGGGGCCATGCCGTGAAGTACTTCATGCGCGACATGGTCGGGGCTCCGGGGTTCATGGTCGTCGTGATGCAGCTCATGCGAGGCGTCTGGAAGAAGCTCGAGGCCGTCGCGCACACGCTCCCCTACGACGCCCGCATCATGGGGGACTTCAGCATCCCGAAGACGCGCCTCGCGTCGATCAAGGTCCCGTCGCTCGTCATGTACGGCGGCAAGACCGATGCGAAGCTGAAGATGGCCGCGGAGGCCATCGCGGACATCGTGCCAGGGGCGCGGCGCCGCGCGTTGGACGGCCAGACGCACAACGTCAACCCGAAGGTGCTCACCCCGGCCGTGGTCGAGTACTTCACCGCCTGA
- a CDS encoding YciI family protein yields MRFIAMHKTEPRWEAGAIPGEELISRVGKLMGEFMKAGILLGGEGLRASAQGVRLRFSGGKRTVTKGPFTPSNELPAGFLIVRTASLDEASAWASRYASIVGDVEIDIRPVTEPWDIGMVPMPQELAARRYMLLYKADAASESGRPRPAEQRAKLSALFEEMSGAKVLLTNIGLRPSQHGKRYTFQGERYSVVDGPFAESKELIAGYAMFQAKSLEEASEWALRYGTAVAALEVDLRAVEEP; encoded by the coding sequence ATGCGATTCATCGCCATGCACAAGACCGAGCCTCGCTGGGAGGCAGGCGCCATTCCCGGCGAGGAGCTGATCTCCCGGGTCGGCAAGCTCATGGGCGAGTTCATGAAGGCCGGCATCCTGCTGGGCGGCGAGGGGCTGCGCGCGAGCGCTCAGGGCGTGCGGCTGCGATTCTCCGGCGGCAAGCGCACCGTCACGAAGGGGCCGTTCACGCCCTCGAACGAGCTGCCCGCGGGCTTCTTGATCGTCCGCACGGCGTCCCTCGACGAGGCCAGCGCCTGGGCCTCGCGGTACGCGAGCATCGTGGGAGATGTCGAGATCGACATCCGCCCGGTCACCGAGCCGTGGGACATCGGGATGGTACCGATGCCCCAGGAGCTCGCGGCCCGGCGCTACATGCTCCTGTACAAGGCCGACGCCGCCTCGGAGTCAGGCCGCCCGCGCCCCGCGGAGCAGCGCGCGAAGCTCTCGGCCCTGTTCGAGGAGATGTCGGGCGCCAAGGTACTGCTCACGAACATCGGGCTGCGGCCGAGTCAGCACGGCAAGCGCTATACCTTCCAAGGAGAGCGATACTCGGTCGTCGATGGCCCGTTCGCCGAGTCGAAGGAGCTCATCGCCGGCTACGCGATGTTCCAGGCCAAGTCGCTCGAGGAGGCGTCGGAGTGGGCATTGCGCTACGGCACTGCCGTGGCGGCGCTCGAGGTGGATCTACGGGCGGTGGAGGAGCCGTAA
- a CDS encoding sialidase family protein has product MNRCFRIAGVFLLLVGGAASASATKLVFSAQPAKAQAGAVLSPVVVEARDALGNVDPGASGTVTISLATPAAPMLSGPRTAQFVNGRAAFAALWLTRSGTALRLTATAPGLTSATSAAFDAPAWVPMNDGLPLAHVGELAYSSDGATAYATAGRVFRSTDQGATWTSVLDVGNARRVVTDPFHPATVIVVTQSDLLMSTDRGDHWTSIKSRLPGWQSASAAAFDAHTAGVLYVGRNNGLPAKSTDGGATFSSVQGTGLPPLSASNYPVDMAVDGQSRLYMLMLYEGPYRSDDGGATWTAISSGLTRNANGLFQCGTPQRLAADPTQPGSVYFTFATWGNPCASPVWHSTDFGAAWSPTAVSGTGATLAIDPSSSALYAATASGLVLSTNGGVTLTQVASGSWSYVALSASSGNFVGVQNGVPVNSQDQGATWTPGAGISGGSIGQIAAGAGSPTAVYAVSYSTGLFISQSGGAWAKRFAAPGAILGVDPATAGYAYLYGNNQGQEGLYGTADAGQNWSWLEHNISSFACWMSITVDPRTPATIWGGGQDCFGSKYGGVWLSSDGGLSWSHLVSDPSFGYWARSVAIDGTDSSTAYFVSKFGARRLVLSPTGGPPALTDLSPGLSGTARAVSTAPSQHGVVFASTDSGIFKSTNSGATWTQVLNRGSQYPVRISPSNPQTAYALTYSGTYKTKDGGATWTVLSLPAGVSGADLAIAPANENALYLASESGVWASLTGGE; this is encoded by the coding sequence ATGAATCGCTGCTTCAGGATCGCAGGTGTTTTCCTCTTACTCGTGGGAGGTGCCGCCAGCGCATCGGCGACGAAGCTCGTGTTCTCAGCTCAGCCGGCGAAGGCCCAGGCCGGCGCGGTGCTGAGTCCAGTGGTGGTCGAAGCGCGGGACGCGCTTGGGAACGTCGACCCTGGCGCCAGCGGTACGGTGACGATCTCCCTGGCCACGCCGGCGGCGCCGATGCTCTCCGGCCCCCGCACCGCGCAGTTCGTGAACGGAAGAGCGGCCTTCGCTGCGCTGTGGCTCACCCGGAGCGGAACCGCGCTTCGTTTGACTGCCACCGCGCCCGGTCTGACCAGCGCAACGAGTGCCGCCTTCGACGCGCCCGCCTGGGTCCCTATGAACGACGGGCTGCCGCTCGCCCATGTGGGTGAGCTGGCCTACTCGAGCGATGGAGCCACCGCGTACGCCACCGCGGGCCGCGTGTTCCGCAGCACCGATCAGGGCGCCACCTGGACCTCGGTACTCGACGTGGGCAACGCGCGGCGGGTGGTGACCGATCCGTTCCACCCCGCCACAGTCATCGTCGTGACCCAGAGCGATCTCTTGATGTCGACGGATCGCGGAGACCACTGGACCTCGATCAAGAGCCGACTGCCCGGTTGGCAGTCGGCGAGCGCGGCCGCCTTCGATGCCCACACGGCCGGCGTGCTCTACGTGGGCCGGAACAACGGGCTGCCCGCGAAGAGCACCGATGGAGGCGCGACCTTCAGCTCCGTGCAGGGCACCGGGCTCCCGCCGCTCTCCGCCTCCAACTATCCGGTCGATATGGCCGTAGATGGCCAGTCGCGGCTCTACATGCTGATGCTCTACGAGGGGCCGTACCGCAGCGACGATGGCGGCGCGACCTGGACGGCGATCTCCTCCGGGCTCACCCGGAACGCCAACGGCCTCTTCCAGTGCGGCACGCCGCAGCGCCTGGCCGCCGACCCCACACAGCCGGGGAGCGTCTATTTCACCTTCGCGACCTGGGGAAACCCGTGCGCGTCGCCGGTGTGGCACAGCACCGACTTCGGAGCGGCCTGGTCCCCCACCGCGGTCTCGGGTACCGGCGCCACGCTGGCGATCGATCCCTCCAGCAGCGCGCTCTATGCGGCGACCGCGAGCGGGCTGGTCCTCTCCACCAACGGCGGGGTGACGCTCACCCAGGTCGCGAGCGGATCCTGGTCCTACGTCGCGCTCAGCGCGAGCAGCGGGAACTTCGTCGGGGTGCAGAACGGGGTGCCGGTGAACTCGCAGGATCAGGGCGCGACCTGGACCCCGGGGGCCGGGATCTCCGGAGGGTCCATCGGCCAGATCGCTGCAGGGGCGGGCTCGCCGACGGCCGTGTACGCGGTATCGTACTCCACCGGCCTGTTCATCTCGCAGAGCGGTGGCGCATGGGCGAAGCGCTTCGCCGCGCCGGGCGCGATCCTCGGAGTGGATCCGGCGACGGCGGGGTACGCGTACCTCTACGGCAACAACCAGGGCCAGGAGGGTCTCTACGGGACGGCCGATGCAGGCCAGAACTGGAGCTGGCTCGAACACAATATCTCGTCCTTCGCCTGCTGGATGTCGATCACCGTCGACCCGCGCACCCCCGCGACGATCTGGGGCGGAGGGCAGGACTGCTTCGGTTCGAAGTACGGAGGGGTCTGGCTCTCCTCTGACGGAGGTCTCTCCTGGTCACACCTGGTGAGCGATCCGAGCTTCGGATACTGGGCGCGCTCGGTGGCGATCGATGGGACCGACTCGTCGACCGCTTACTTCGTGTCCAAGTTCGGCGCGCGACGGCTGGTCCTTTCGCCCACCGGAGGACCGCCGGCGCTCACCGACCTGAGCCCGGGACTCAGCGGCACGGCTCGTGCGGTGTCCACCGCTCCCTCGCAGCACGGCGTGGTGTTCGCGAGCACCGACTCGGGCATCTTCAAGAGCACGAACTCGGGAGCCACTTGGACCCAGGTGCTGAACCGTGGCTCGCAGTACCCGGTGCGGATCAGCCCGAGCAATCCGCAGACGGCCTACGCACTCACCTACAGCGGGACCTACAAGACCAAGGACGGCGGAGCCACCTGGACCGTCCTCTCGCTCCCGGCCGGCGTGTCCGGCGCAGATCTCGCGATTGCACCGGCGAATGAGAACGCGCTGTACCTCGCGTCGGAATCGGGCGTCTGGGCGTCGCTCACCGGAGGCGAGTGA
- a CDS encoding DUF5953 family protein: MTSRSPLILNVYAPALVGDDKRTLAAVHGLERALPGLRLEWRVTERRRLAALPQRDAWLAEATTRGEFPLLCNGDESYPVTISGRQRSAYVSPGGRPQFQVHAKLPLDATMITAAADVLETVAEGTRAFWGHATPDGAAGDIAEQIAPTLDGPPSPPRGLPALKLFEHIRSPEIPYYLGWLNYWSAAAAKAIGFPDPARDAEQFKRARRTASGGWVVQLTDAPLDLDNPAHLDALKRAYERFPEIGGRSAP; this comes from the coding sequence ATGACCTCTCGAAGCCCCCTCATTCTCAACGTCTATGCGCCTGCGCTTGTGGGTGACGACAAACGCACACTCGCTGCTGTCCATGGCTTGGAGCGGGCATTGCCTGGCCTCCGCCTGGAGTGGAGAGTTACCGAAAGGCGACGGCTTGCCGCGCTGCCACAGCGTGATGCGTGGTTAGCTGAGGCGACCACGCGCGGCGAGTTCCCGCTACTATGCAACGGTGACGAGAGCTACCCAGTGACCATTTCCGGGCGCCAGCGATCCGCGTATGTGAGCCCAGGCGGCCGGCCACAATTCCAAGTCCATGCTAAGTTGCCACTGGACGCGACCATGATCACAGCAGCGGCGGATGTGCTTGAAACCGTGGCAGAGGGCACACGCGCGTTCTGGGGGCATGCGACGCCGGACGGTGCTGCGGGGGACATTGCGGAGCAGATAGCCCCTACGCTTGATGGGCCACCATCCCCACCCCGGGGGCTGCCCGCCTTGAAGCTCTTCGAGCACATCCGCTCGCCAGAGATTCCCTATTATCTTGGGTGGCTGAACTACTGGTCTGCCGCTGCCGCTAAAGCTATAGGGTTCCCGGACCCGGCCCGCGACGCCGAGCAGTTCAAGCGGGCGCGTCGCACGGCGTCGGGCGGGTGGGTCGTGCAGCTCACCGATGCGCCGCTCGACCTCGACAACCCCGCCCACCTGGACGCGCTCAAGCGGGCCTACGAGCGCTTCCCGGAGATCGGCGGGCGCTCGGCGCCGTGA
- a CDS encoding DUF6310 domain-containing protein produces MIGAVVVAAAIQEEIDAYQRNAARERAKPTTQTRPAKELLANRAPKPKGSPTGDIFPPISSDPRERPECKPIPVRHAGEDVPHNECADKFPPNRYPGMDVFVGGERFDALQVSVRVLWEIKTHQFDSYNDFIRDREIEKEIKQLTKERDAARACGYDFIVGVSSAAHRLALLKQEPTFKIVVTRCKR; encoded by the coding sequence GTGATTGGCGCGGTGGTGGTTGCAGCCGCCATCCAAGAGGAGATTGATGCTTATCAACGGAACGCAGCCCGTGAGCGTGCGAAGCCCACGACTCAAACGCGGCCTGCGAAAGAACTGTTGGCGAACCGAGCGCCGAAGCCAAAAGGCTCACCTACCGGAGACATCTTTCCGCCCATATCATCCGATCCCAGGGAGCGCCCGGAGTGCAAGCCAATCCCGGTGCGGCACGCGGGCGAAGATGTCCCCCATAACGAGTGCGCCGATAAGTTTCCGCCCAACCGTTATCCCGGCATGGACGTATTCGTGGGCGGTGAGCGCTTCGATGCGCTGCAAGTCAGCGTGCGTGTGCTGTGGGAGATCAAGACCCATCAGTTTGACTCGTACAATGACTTTATCCGGGATCGGGAGATTGAGAAGGAGATCAAGCAATTGACTAAGGAACGCGACGCTGCGCGGGCCTGTGGATATGACTTCATTGTTGGTGTGAGCAGCGCCGCGCACAGACTTGCGCTGCTCAAGCAGGAGCCCACCTTCAAGATTGTCGTCACGAGGTGCAAAAGATGA
- a CDS encoding 2-dehydropantoate 2-reductase N-terminal domain-containing protein translates to MAESNTASVCIVGAGSMGVLAGYHLKLAGAAVTFLVRPHRLEQLSRPQVLYSYDDHSLKTYSGYDLLTDPARLEGTSFDFVVITLDGASLRAEAGVKVVEEIGRAFRGTSTAVILGSMGIDLRAWFLERSGLAGSQVINGLMGNLAYEVPAATMPVHPGVKPDLLAHADYAYRHPSPVGFVVDRTAPQVAHDFAVLYDRSGVSRCSVISPDEYKVAVAAFAPLAAWELLDWPAARDINPTDETWRLGTDAMREFQRLSVFGSAGLVASEQTDAETTLEFFRKEEERALPLDLAAFNRYHHGGKVNSQDHKILRKALSCGEAEGVEMPALRALVARLPER, encoded by the coding sequence GTGGCTGAATCAAATACCGCTTCCGTTTGCATCGTTGGCGCCGGCTCGATGGGTGTCCTCGCGGGCTATCACCTGAAATTGGCAGGCGCAGCCGTCACCTTCCTGGTGCGGCCTCATCGCCTGGAGCAATTGTCCAGGCCGCAGGTGCTTTACTCCTACGACGATCACAGTCTGAAAACCTATTCCGGCTACGATCTGCTCACCGACCCGGCCAGGCTGGAGGGAACATCGTTCGACTTCGTGGTCATCACGCTGGACGGAGCGTCGCTTCGCGCGGAGGCTGGCGTGAAGGTGGTGGAGGAGATCGGACGCGCCTTTCGGGGTACGTCGACGGCAGTCATCCTCGGCAGCATGGGCATCGATCTCAGGGCGTGGTTCCTCGAACGGTCCGGGCTCGCGGGGTCACAGGTGATCAATGGCCTTATGGGCAACCTCGCCTACGAGGTGCCGGCCGCGACGATGCCGGTGCATCCCGGCGTCAAGCCGGACCTGCTTGCGCACGCTGACTATGCCTATCGGCATCCCTCTCCGGTGGGCTTCGTCGTCGATCGCACCGCGCCGCAGGTGGCGCATGATTTCGCGGTGCTGTACGACCGCAGCGGCGTCTCGCGGTGCAGTGTGATTTCGCCGGACGAGTACAAGGTGGCCGTCGCAGCGTTCGCGCCCTTGGCCGCGTGGGAACTGCTGGATTGGCCCGCGGCCAGGGACATCAACCCGACTGACGAGACGTGGCGGCTCGGTACCGACGCCATGCGAGAGTTTCAGCGCTTGTCGGTCTTCGGCTCTGCGGGCCTCGTCGCCAGCGAGCAGACCGATGCCGAAACGACCTTGGAGTTCTTCCGGAAGGAGGAGGAGAGGGCCCTGCCGCTCGATCTGGCAGCCTTCAACCGATATCATCACGGCGGCAAGGTCAACAGCCAGGACCATAAAATATTGCGTAAAGCGCTGAGCTGCGGAGAAGCGGAGGGGGTCGAAATGCCCGCCCTTCGCGCGCTGGTTGCGCGACTGCCAGAAAGGTAA
- a CDS encoding MarR family winged helix-turn-helix transcriptional regulator, producing the protein MARALPESQHSVGKQLSFALYGAANRMIRMHKPFLEPLGLTFPQYLVMLELFEGTPRTIGELGAKLGMDTGTITPLLKRLESSGLVTRTRDSNDERRVLVDLTPAGEALRADVWDVSGKIKSACRLTSRGMAELRDTLDGVARSPGE; encoded by the coding sequence ATGGCCCGCGCTCTTCCGGAGTCTCAACACTCAGTAGGCAAGCAGCTCTCGTTCGCCCTTTACGGTGCCGCCAACCGGATGATCCGGATGCACAAGCCGTTTCTCGAGCCGCTGGGCCTCACCTTTCCCCAGTACCTAGTGATGCTGGAACTCTTCGAAGGTACGCCGCGCACGATTGGAGAGCTCGGCGCGAAGCTGGGCATGGACACCGGGACCATCACCCCTCTACTCAAGCGCCTCGAATCTTCCGGTCTGGTCACGAGGACGCGCGATTCGAATGACGAGCGGCGCGTCCTCGTGGACCTGACGCCCGCCGGAGAGGCGCTTCGCGCGGACGTTTGGGACGTCTCCGGCAAGATCAAAAGCGCTTGCCGACTCACCAGCAGGGGAATGGCCGAACTCAGGGACACGCTCGACGGCGTTGCTCGCTCGCCCGGCGAGTAA
- a CDS encoding aldo/keto reductase: protein MRYRIFGRRTGLKVSELALGTGMFGTTFGYGSPPDEVHRILQGYAEAGGNFIDTADNYQHGESERLIGEFIRPHRDGFIIASKYSRGASSHPALAELGANRKAMVQSVEASLKRLGTDRIDLYFVHMDDGVTPMEEIARGLDDLVRAGKVLYGGLSNYPAWRVALAANTADLRGWASITALQAEYNLLQRTTERELLPMADGLGLGVMAWSPMAGGLLTGKYRRGEKGRATDLKGSVLHQEAEKREAVLDVLFSVAQELGATPGQVALSWVRAKGVLPVLGPRTRAQLDDNLASLSVRLSPEQLRRLDEVSVVPLGYPHELNAAPEQRAIMTGGRWEQLELPQGTVA, encoded by the coding sequence ATGCGCTACAGGATTTTCGGCCGGCGAACCGGCCTCAAGGTCTCGGAGCTGGCTCTCGGGACCGGCATGTTCGGCACCACCTTCGGCTACGGCTCCCCGCCAGACGAGGTTCACCGCATCCTCCAGGGCTACGCCGAGGCGGGCGGCAACTTCATCGACACCGCCGACAACTACCAGCATGGCGAGTCCGAGCGGTTGATTGGCGAGTTCATCCGTCCCCACCGCGACGGCTTCATCATCGCCTCCAAGTACAGCCGCGGCGCCTCGTCCCATCCCGCGCTGGCCGAGCTCGGCGCCAACCGCAAGGCGATGGTGCAGTCGGTTGAAGCCAGCCTGAAGCGGCTGGGGACGGACCGCATCGACCTGTACTTCGTCCACATGGACGACGGCGTCACCCCCATGGAGGAGATTGCTCGCGGGCTCGATGACCTGGTGCGCGCCGGCAAGGTCCTCTACGGCGGCCTCTCCAACTACCCGGCATGGCGCGTGGCCCTGGCCGCCAACACGGCGGACCTGCGCGGCTGGGCCTCCATCACCGCTCTCCAGGCCGAGTACAACCTGCTCCAGCGCACCACCGAGCGCGAGCTGCTGCCCATGGCGGATGGGCTGGGCCTGGGAGTCATGGCGTGGTCCCCCATGGCGGGTGGACTGCTGACCGGCAAGTACCGCCGGGGTGAGAAGGGCCGGGCGACGGATCTCAAGGGGAGCGTCCTCCACCAGGAAGCGGAGAAGCGCGAGGCCGTGCTGGATGTCCTGTTCTCGGTGGCCCAGGAGCTCGGAGCGACTCCTGGGCAGGTGGCGCTCTCCTGGGTCCGCGCCAAGGGCGTCCTCCCCGTCCTCGGGCCGCGCACCCGCGCCCAGCTCGACGACAACCTCGCCTCCCTCTCGGTGCGTCTCAGCCCGGAGCAGCTCCGGCGGCTGGATGAGGTCAGCGTCGTCCCCCTGGGCTATCCGCACGAGCTCAACGCGGCTCCGGAGCAGCGCGCCATCATGACCGGTGGCCGTTGGGAGCAGCTCGAACTCCCCCAGGGGACGGTCGCCTGA
- a CDS encoding AraC family transcriptional regulator: MDALSETVSLLRTRGQLYGRLEFTAPWGFEFSGGKGISLMVTRGSCFLGVDGQEPLRALAGGDFVFLSSPESYSLRSTPEAPVRPMASRVSPETFQRLRAITYDGGARGGSSVCLIAGCFTFTTPESEWLARQLPPIIHVSASGAHVPQRFQSTLQFIEAELAENLPGASAVVDRLADVLFIQAVRSQIRAPCRDGSPSWLRALADPRMGEALRLIHTEPGDAWTVPELARRVSMSRSAFAARFRELVGVTPLEHLTQWRMVRAAGMMREGPAVKLAAIASAVGYESEGAFGKVFRRVIGVSPGRYREEHTQGPSAGSQGARHGPPPETVDGRQAG, from the coding sequence ATGGATGCTCTCTCTGAGACCGTGAGCCTGCTGCGGACGCGGGGGCAGCTCTATGGCCGGCTGGAGTTCACCGCGCCTTGGGGCTTCGAGTTCTCCGGGGGCAAGGGCATCAGCTTGATGGTGACTCGCGGCTCTTGCTTCCTGGGCGTGGACGGTCAGGAACCGCTGAGAGCCCTGGCGGGCGGTGACTTCGTCTTCCTGTCCTCGCCGGAGAGCTACTCCCTGCGGAGCACTCCGGAGGCCCCCGTGCGTCCCATGGCGTCGCGGGTGTCGCCCGAGACGTTCCAGCGCCTGCGGGCCATCACGTACGACGGAGGGGCCAGGGGCGGCAGCTCCGTCTGTTTGATCGCCGGGTGCTTCACGTTCACGACGCCCGAGAGCGAGTGGCTGGCCCGGCAGCTCCCTCCCATCATTCACGTGTCCGCGTCCGGTGCGCATGTGCCCCAGCGCTTTCAATCCACGCTCCAGTTCATCGAGGCCGAGCTCGCGGAGAACCTGCCGGGAGCTTCCGCGGTCGTGGACCGGCTGGCCGACGTGCTCTTCATCCAGGCCGTGCGCAGCCAGATCCGCGCTCCCTGCCGGGACGGGAGCCCGAGCTGGCTGCGTGCGCTGGCCGACCCGCGGATGGGCGAGGCGCTGCGGCTGATACACACCGAGCCGGGCGATGCCTGGACGGTGCCGGAGCTCGCGCGCCGCGTCTCCATGTCGCGGTCCGCGTTCGCCGCGCGGTTCCGCGAGCTGGTAGGGGTAACGCCCCTCGAGCATCTGACTCAGTGGAGGATGGTCCGCGCCGCGGGAATGATGCGGGAGGGACCCGCCGTGAAGCTGGCGGCCATCGCATCCGCCGTGGGCTACGAGTCCGAGGGCGCCTTCGGCAAGGTGTTCCGGCGGGTCATCGGCGTGTCCCCGGGGCGCTACCGCGAGGAGCACACGCAGGGGCCCTCAGCGGGCAGCCAGGGAGCACGTCACGGACCGCCACCGGAAACGGTGGACGGGCGTCAAGCTGGCTGA